GCGAACGCCTGGACCGAATTCGAAGCGGAAACTGTGCACCGGTCCGTTGAGGAACTGGCGACCATAACCTGCCGTGAACACGTCACGCTGGCGGTAGCCATTGTAGCGGTCGGTTAACCAGCTGGCCTGACCGAACAGATAATCGGCGTCGGTCATGTTATAGCGGCTACGTCCCCCTACGGCATATTTCTCTGAGGAGCGTTCATCATTCGCGGATGTGTTGCTGGCGTTCCCCCACAGCGACCACGCCGTGGTGTTGCCGTACCAGGTCAGGGTGCTGTCTGCCGTCAGAGAGGAGCTTTTCGTGTTACCCGATTGCGCCAGATAACCCGCGTTCAGGTTACCTTCAAACGGTTTTTGCGCGGAGCTTGGATCGTCCATGACAGTAAAAACGGAATCATCGGCGGCTGCGTTCAACGACGCAAACACACCACCCG
This region of Enterobacter cancerogenus genomic DNA includes:
- a CDS encoding DUF481 domain-containing protein, producing the protein MKLLKTVPAALMLAGGVFASLNAAADDSVFTVMDDPSSAQKPFEGNLNAGYLAQSGNTKSSSLTADSTLTWYGNTTAWSLWGNASNTSANDERSSEKYAVGGRSRYNMTDADYLFGQASWLTDRYNGYRQRDVFTAGYGRQFLNGPVHSFRFEFGPGVRYDEFTDGETKTQPLGYASGTYAWQMTDTTKFTQGVSVFGADDTTLNSETALNVAINEHFGLKLAYNVTWNSSPPDSAPDHTDRRTTISLGYKM